The proteins below come from a single Rosa rugosa chromosome 2, drRosRugo1.1, whole genome shotgun sequence genomic window:
- the LOC133728450 gene encoding uncharacterized protein LOC133728450, whose translation MWDLNEPPNQGRVEDDGTASADGNGESGFMIFGSWFTDSADSQPVTRQFFPVDVSSEMELTPEGGLAAGPVASSSSSSSPVQWKYDSPVQWKYDVFLSFRGPDTRRSITSYLYYRLQRRGIKTFMDDPDLQVGDVISPALLKAIEGSRFAIVVLSENYAHSTWCLEELTKICQCMEGSNRVFPLFYNVEPSDVRYRTKSFGEAFNKHASYGRHTLQIVRRWNDALNKVSSFSGWHTKNYKTDRELVDAIVDFVCNKIQPTDTEFTMSSGDFEAYEATRKAIDEVMKALKDKDDEVTADDVHGMGGVGKTTMVKHVAAQSCKNGTSHHVIMTVVSQSSDLTKIQGTLAGPSGCCTANSSCSASIGIKGARRLGLKPPPSMVRVPVIDNGCSTWDILRDFAPKEEREMVQRRFGSFSSSSSDEEEELEEEVEEGEDVDFSSTTTEISSTPEISSISPNGRFSPNGKPKLIVTNWEKGDLLGSGSFGSVYEGISDGGCFIAVKEVSLLDQGSLGRQRVSQLEQEIALLSQFEHENIVQYYGTQKDGSKLYIFLELVTKGSLQKLYQTYTLTDSIVSVYTRQILQGLKYLHDRKVIHRDIKCANLLVHANGSVKLADFGLAKIIKMNDIKSCQGTAYWMAPEVCLCTFEFKILYYHKHKIMECPRKKKDQHFIMVDREEGDNDVEPEGMEVDSEIRGLPSENFQNFSDARRSKFVSKEDDLNEYDIKMVDGKRGLFLMADSSNMSIGSRKRIRDMAEDHSMADAEEAEGGASSPKLQKP comes from the exons atgtgGGATCTGAATGAGCCTCCTAATCAGGGACGCGTGGAGGACGACGGCACCGCCTCGGCCGACGGCAACGGAGAAAGTGGCTTCATGATATTCGGGTCCTGGTTCACGGACAGTGCTGATTCGCAACCCGTGACCCGACAGTTCTTCCCGGTAGATGTATCCTCCGAAATGGAACTCACGCCTGAAGGTGGTCTTGCCGCGGGGCCGGttgcttcttcctcttcttcatcatcacctGTTCAGTGGAAGTATGATTCACCTGTTCAGTGGAAGTATGATGTGTTCTTGAGTTTCAGGGGTCCAGACACTCGAAGGAGTATCACCTCTTATCTATACTATCGACTGCAGAGGAGGGGAATTAAAACATTCATGGATGATCCAGATCTTCAAGTAGGGGATGTGATTTCTCCCGCTCTCCTAAAGGCAATTGAAGGATCAAGGTTTGCAATTGTTGTTCTGTCGGAAAACTATGCTCATTCTACTTGGTGTTTGGAGGAACTTACAAAGATCTGTCAGTGCATGGAAGGAAGCAACAGAGTTTTTCCACTTTTTTATAATGTGGAACCATCTGATGTACGGTACCGAACGAAGAGTTTCGGAGAAGCTTTCAATAAGCATGCAAGCTATGGGCGACACACATTACAGATTGTGCGGCGGTGGAATGATGCTTTAAACAAAGTGTCCAGTTTCTCTGGGTGGCATACAAAGAATTATAA GACTGATAGAGAACTTGTAGACGCAATTGTGGATTTTGTGTGCAATAAAATACAACCTACTGACACTGAGTTTACAATGTCTTCCGGAGATTTTGAAGCATATGAAGCTACAAGAAAAGCCATAGATGAGGTTATGAAGGCGCTAAAAGATAAAGATGACGAGGTCACTGCAGATGATGTCCACGGCATGGGAGGCGTCGGCAAGACAACCATGGTAAAACACGTCGCTGCACAATCCTGCAAAAATGGGACTTCTCATCATGTGATTATGACTGTTGTATCCCAGAGCTCTGACTTGACAAAAATTCAAGGCACATTGGCGGGGCCGAGCGGGTGTTGTACTGCGAATAGTAGTTGTAGTGCAAGTATCGGAATTAAGGGAGCGCGGCGGCTGGGGCTGAAGCCGCCGCCGTCAATGGTGAGGGTTCCGGTGATTGACAATGGATGCTCGACTTGGGACATTTTGAGGGACTTCGCGCCAAAAGAAGAGAGGGAAATGGTGCAGAGAAGGTTTGGTTCCTTTTCCTCGTCTTcttctgatgaagaagaagaactagaagaagaagttgaagaagGAGAGGATGTTGACTTTTCCAGCACTACCACAGAGATTTCCAGTACCCCAGAGATTTCCAGTATTTCTCCAAATGGAAGGTTTTCGCCGAATGGGAAGCCTAAGCTAATTGTCACTAATTGGGAAAAGGGTGATTTGCTCGGCAGCGGCTCTTTTGGGTCTGTGTATGAAGGAATTTCTGA TGGCGGATGCTTCATTGCTGTCAAGGAAGTTTCCTTGCTTGATCAAGGAAGCCTGGGGAGGCAAAGAGTTTCTCAACTTGAACAG GAGATTGCTCTTCTGAGTCAGTTTGAACATGAGAACATAGTTCAGTATTATGGCACACAAAAG GATGGATCAAAGCTCTATATCTTTCTGGAACTTGTAACCAAAGGCTCCCTTCAAAAGCTATATCAAACGTACACTCTTACTGATTCAATTGTTTCTGTATACACTAGACAGATCTTGCAAGGTCTGAAGTATCTTCACGACCGAAAAGTGATTCACAG GGACATTAAATGTGCAAATCTTTTGGTGCATGCTAATGGATCTGTGAAGCTTGCTGACTTTGGATTGGCAAAG ATTATCAAAATGAACGATATAAAATCTTGCCAAGGAACTGCATACTGGATGGCCCCTGAGGTTTGCCTTTGCACATTTGAATTTAAAATTTTGTATTA TCATAAGCATAAGATCATGGAATGCCCTCGCAAAAAGAAAGATCAGCATTTCATTATGGTTGATAGAGAAGAGGGAGACAATGATGTGGAACCTGAGGGCATGGAGGTGGACTCCGAGATTAGGGGCCTTCCCTCTGAAAAT TTTCAGAACTTTAGTGATGCTAGAAGGTCTAAATTTGTTAGCAAGGAGGATGACCTAAATGAATATGATATCAAGATGGTAGATGGAAAGAGGGGTCTATTCCTTATGGCTGATAGTTCAAACATGAGCATTGGATCAAGGAAACGTATTCGGGATATGGCTGAAGACCACAGCATGGCAGATGCTGAGGAAGCGGAGGGTGGCGCCTCTTCTCCCAAACTCCAGAAACCATGA
- the LOC133728453 gene encoding uncharacterized protein LOC133728453 — MDTRTSSNILNKTRKLPFNDSFVVNALGQCSGMVLLWNTRSINLEIIQPHDRFIHCRLTDLTLQHTSFITFVYAYPKKEKQLELWNTLATLQPPYNDCWALIGDFNSILDLEEKLGGNQVVTRYMLKFSSFLNDLRLLSLRASGLPFTWTNKHEDDTLMFERLDRAYVNSNFLNDYPNLKLENLPIIGLDHGPICLTSILSSGTKVEQLFYGNIFKRMENLNSRSYDIQQQLMIFPTSQTLKERDMAIREELMQLYKDEETYRHKKQKQTGFL, encoded by the exons ATGGATACCAGAACTTCTTCTAATATTTTAAATAAGACCAGGAAACTTCCGTTTAATGATTCTTTCGTCGTTAATGCACTAGGACAGTGTAGTGGAATGGTTCTACTTTGGAATACTAGATCAATTAATTTAGAAATCATTCAACCTCATGACCGTTTTATCCATTGTCGCCTAACTGACTTAACCTTGCAGCACACTAGCTTTATAACCTTTGTTTATGCCTATCCTAAAAAGGAAAAGCAACTTGAACTCTGGAATACCCTTGCTACTTTACAACCTCCTTATAATGACTGCTGGGCTTTAATCGGTGATTTCAATAGTATTTTGGACTTAGAAGAAAAACTTGGGGGCAACCAAGTTGTTACCAGATATATGTTAAAATTTTCCAGTTTTTTAAATGATCTACGTTTGCTCTCTCTAAGAGCCTCTGGCCTCCCCTTTACTTGGACGAATAAACATGAAGATGATACTCTTATGTTCGAAAGACTTGATAGAGCCTATGTCAATAGTAACTTTCTGAATGATTATCCAAATCTAAAGCTGGAAAATCTTCCAATTATTGGTTTAGATCATGGTCCAATTTGTCTCAC GTCAATTCTCTCATCAGGCACAAAAGTGGAACAACTTTTCTATGGAAATATTTTCAAGAGAATGGAGAATCTGAATTCCAGAAGTTATGACATCCAACAACAACTAATGATTTTCCCTACTTCTCAGACTCTTAAGGAGAGGGATATGGCCATTAGAGAGGAACTCATGCAGCTTTACAAAGATGAAGAAACTTATAGGcacaaaaagcaaaagcaaactGGCTTTCTCTAG